Proteins encoded within one genomic window of Gallus gallus isolate bGalGal1 chromosome 1, bGalGal1.mat.broiler.GRCg7b, whole genome shotgun sequence:
- the FLT3 gene encoding receptor-type tyrosine-protein kinase FLT3 isoform X2, which translates to MYEENGEIDGIQKVQYELHQSELFETYIWCCAANDLGRECTSLFTIDLSERRAAPSAELLLKVGEPLLIRCRAVYRNYKFRINVSFENKEVQQNCRFEGLEYQTDHSAIRTQYMFTPAARKGDSGRYTCSSTAHPNQTALVTVLEKGFINITDSREDFEIGDEEFCFEVNFTAYPPVKCMWLFSQKTFPCKQSYSVDGHSISSKFCNHQHRSGIYMFYAENGDTAMTKKFTLYVRRKPEVTMQLLFKQISCIADSYPASSWVWRHCPDLNSTNCTEEIKEGIQNFLPERRSLGSWISSSILDVKETATTFSVECCASNLVGSNCRKSFINMSVAGTVSSLPDNAALCVFAGFIFLLIVFLCALICHKYKKQFRYESQLQMMQVIGPLDNEYIYVDFREYEYDLKWEFPRENLEFGQVLGSGAFGKVVNATAYGISKAGDSVQVAVKMLKEKSDTSEKDALMSELKMMTHIGSHENIVNLLGACTVSGPIYLIFEYCCYGDLLNYLRSKREKFHWTLTDIFKQHNFSFYHNICSEQNSRKGAHLEYGVNTDLYGEDELKATQTSQNINMTSGPNGIALCSEEDEIKCASRQMDEEEDFCVLTFEDLLCFAYQVAKGMEFLESKLCIHRDLAARNILVTHGKVMKICDFGLARDVVNDSNYIVRGNVRLPVKWMAPESLFEGMYTMKSDVWSYGILLWEIFSLGVNPYPGIQVDANFYKLIKSGFKMDRPYYATKHVYYVMQSCWALDSRRRPSFSQLVSSLACQLVEAEGAVYQNMKKNASPPKSNNKTNPRVSKAEESLLSPPLL; encoded by the exons ATTTAAGTGAAAGACGAGCAGCACCTTCAGCTGAGTTACTTCTCAAAGTTGGGGAACCGTTGCTGATCAGATGCAGAGCTGTTTATCGTAATTACAAATTCAGGATAAATGtatcttttgaaaacaaagaagtgcAGCAG AATTGCCGGTTTGAGGGGTTGGAGTACCAAACAGACCACTCAGCCATTCGGACCCAGTACATGTTTACCCCAGCAGCAAGAAAAGGCGACAGCGGACGTTATACCTGCTCTTCTACGGCTCATCCAAATCAAACTGCTTTGGTTACTGTTTTAG AAAAGGGATTTATAAATATAACTGACTCTAGAGAAGATTTTGAAATTGGTGACGAAGAGTTTTGCTTTGAAGTCAACTTTACAGCATATCCACCAGTTAAATGCATGTGGCTATTTTCccagaaaacatttccatgtAAGCAAAGTTACAGTGTGGATGGACACAg CATTTCATCAAAGTTCTGCAATCATCAGCACCGTTCTGGGATATATATGTTTTATGCTGAAAATGGTGATACGGCCATGACAAAAAAATTCACTTTGTACGTGAGAA GAAAACCTGAAGTAACAATGCAGTTATTGTTCAAGCAGATCTCCTGCATCGCTGACAGCTATCCAGCCTCATCCTGGGTTTGGAGGCACTGTCCTGACCTGAACTCAACCAA ctgtacTGAAGAAATCAAGGAAGGGATCCAGAACTTCTTGCCAGAAAGGAGATCTCTGGGGTCGTGGATTTCAAGCAGTATTTTAGATGTAAAGGAGACAGCAACAACATTCTCTGTTGAATGCTGTGCAAGCAATCTGGTCGGCTCCAACTGCAGAAAGAGCTTCATTAACATGTCAG ttGCAGGAACTGTTTCTTCTCTGCCAGACAATGCTGCACTCTGTGTCTTTGCTGGATTTATCTTCCTGTTGATCGTTTTTTTGTGTGCACTCATTTGTCATAAATACAAAAAG cAATTTAGATACGAAAGCCAGCTGCAAATGATGCAGGTGATTGGACCACTGGATAACGAGTACATCTACGTCGACTTCCGTGAATATGAGTATGATCTCAAATGGGAATTTCCCAGGGAAAATCTGGAATTTG GACAGGTTCTCGGCTCTGGGGCTTTTGGGAAAGTGGTGAATGCTACAGCTTATGGAATTAGCAAGGCGGGAGACTCAGTGCAGGTGGCAGTCAAAATGCTAAAAG AAAAGTCTGacacttcagaaaaagatgCTCTGATGTCTGAACTGAAAATGATGACTCACATTGGAAGCCATGAGAATATCGTGAACCTGCTAGGAGCTTGCACTGTGTCAG gACCAATCTACTTGATTTTTGAATACTGTTGCTATGGTGACCTTCTGAACTACTTAAggagcaagagagaaaaatttcACTGGACGCTGactgatatttttaaacagcacAACTTCAGTTTCTATCACAATATCTGTTCGGAGCAAAATTCCAG GAAGGGAGCCCACCTGGAATATGGTGTGAACACGGATCTGTACGGAGAGGATGAACTTAAAGCCACACAAACAAGCCAAAACATAAATATGACCTCTGGGCCAAATGGGATTGCACTCTGTTCTGAGGAAG ATGAAATTAAGTGTGCAAGCAGACAGATGGATGAAGAAGAGGATTTTTGTGTGCTCACTTTTGAAGACCTTCTATGCTTCGCTTATCAAGTTGCCAAAGGAATGGAGTTTCTTGAGTCCAAATTG TGCATTCACAGAGACCTCGCTGCCCGCAATATACTGGTGACCCATGGGAAAGTCATGAAAATCTGTGACTTTGGCCTTGCCAGAGATGTCGTGAATGACTCCAACTACATCGTCCGGGGCAAT GTTCGCTTACCCGTTAAATGGATGGCTCCTGAAAGCTTATTTGAGGGGATGTACACCATGAAGAGTGACGTTTGGTCTTACGGAATACTGCTGTGGGAAATATTCTCTTTGG GTGTAAATCCCTACCCTGGCATTCAAGTTGATGCGAACTTCTACAAATTGATTAAAAGTGGATTTAAAATGGACCGACCTTATTATGCTACAAAACACGT CTATTATGTGATGCAGTCCTGCTGGGCACTGGACTCCAGAAGAAGACCCTCATTTTCCCAGCTGGTTTCCTCTCTTGCCTGTCAGCTGGTGGAGGCAGAGGGAGCA GTTTAccagaacatgaagaaaaatgcttctccACCCAAATCCAACAACAAAACTAACCCACGTGTAAGTAAGGCTGAGGAATCTCTTCTGTCCCCACCTCTGCTCTAA